Proteins from a genomic interval of Phyllopteryx taeniolatus isolate TA_2022b chromosome 3, UOR_Ptae_1.2, whole genome shotgun sequence:
- the LOC133475871 gene encoding fibroblast growth factor 10-like translates to MIRCAAGGSKAASCCSRTDFGAHSCSGTGHWLGTATLFSSWSLPLLLALVALAFTLPGADCHQLRRDRLRLTIPRSHRAPLNISESIDKPRATEGPPARTGVPQGRHVRSYNHLQGDIRRRKLFSFQKFFLRIDKNGRVNGTKSKDDPLSILEITSVDVGVVAIKGLNSNYYLAISRKGELYGARQFGIDCTLKERIEENGYNTYASAEWKNKKRQMFVGLNNHGRPVRGKRTRRKNTATHFLPIMA, encoded by the exons ATGATCAGATGTGCTGCTGGAGGGAGTAAGGCTGCCTCGTGCTGCTCCAGGACTGATTTTGGAGCTCATTCTTGCTCTGGGACCGGCCACTGGTTGGGGACCGCCACGCTGTTTTCCTCGTGGTCTCTGCCTCTCCTGCTAGCCCTGGTAGCTCTTGCCTTCACCCTTCCTGGAGCAGACTGCCATCAGCTCAGGAGAGACAGACTGAGGCTCACCATACCGCGAAGCCACAGGGCTCCGCTGAACATTTCAGAAAGCATCGACAAGCCCAGGGCCACTGAGGGCCCCCCGGCTCGGACTGGGGTACCGCAGGGTAGGCATGTGCGCAGTTACAACCATCTCCAAGGAGACATACGGAGGAGGAAGCTGTTCTCTTTCCAGAAGTTTTTCCTGAGGATCGACAAGAATGGAAGGGTCAATGGAACCAAGAGCAAGGATGATCCTCTCA GTATTCTGGAAATTACATCGGTGGACGTGGGAGTGGTGGCTATCAAAGGGCTGAACAGCAACTACTATCTGGCAATCAGCAGGAAGGGAGAGCTGTACGGCGCG AGGCAGTTTGGCATTGACTGCACTCTGAAGGAGCGCATTGAGGAGAACGGCTACAACACGTACGCTTCAGCCGAGTGGAAGAACAAGAAGCGGCAGATGTTTGTGGGTCTGAACAATCACGGGAGGCCTGTGCGAGGGAAGAGAACGCGCAGGAAAAACACGGCCACGCACTTCCTTCCGATCATGGCCTGA